A section of the Streptomyces sp. CG1 genome encodes:
- a CDS encoding FtsW/RodA/SpoVE family cell cycle protein codes for MTKAGTTVAAAQARAPVVRLPRRRGIELALIVLAVLLSVYGYCAVGVARTGTVPPGAAGYGAGLGVLALLAHLVVRVRAPYADPLFLPIAVLLNGLGLVLIYRLDLETPHSQAAPAQLVWSTLGFGLFIAVVLVLRDHRVLQRYSYVWVASALGLLALPILFPAINGARIWLRIAGFSIQPGEFAKVLLAVFFAAYLAANRSALAYTGRRLWVLQFPTGRVLGPIVTIWLLSVGVLVLERDLGTSLLFFGLFVVVLYVATGRTGWIAVGLVLAVLGAVAVGRLEPHVNQRIEDWLHPFRTIEAGQGPNQLSQSLFAFAAGGVLGTGLGLGHSILIGFAAKSDFILATAGEELGLAGLAAIFLLYALLVERGYRAGRALREPFGRLLAVGLASLLALQVFVIAGGVTGLIPLTGMAMPFLAQGGSSVVTNWAIVALLIRVSDSARSQYDGQEAA; via the coding sequence ATGACCAAGGCCGGAACCACCGTGGCGGCGGCGCAGGCTCGCGCACCCGTCGTACGCCTCCCCCGGCGCCGTGGCATCGAACTCGCCCTGATCGTGCTGGCCGTGCTGCTGTCCGTGTACGGCTACTGCGCGGTGGGGGTGGCACGGACCGGCACCGTGCCGCCCGGTGCCGCCGGTTACGGCGCCGGGCTCGGTGTGCTCGCCCTGCTGGCGCATCTCGTGGTGCGCGTCCGGGCGCCGTACGCCGATCCGCTGTTCCTGCCGATCGCCGTGCTGCTCAACGGACTCGGGCTGGTCCTGATCTACCGGCTGGACCTGGAGACCCCGCACAGCCAGGCGGCCCCGGCCCAGCTGGTGTGGTCCACGCTCGGGTTCGGGCTGTTCATCGCCGTGGTGCTGGTGCTGCGCGACCACCGGGTGCTCCAGCGGTACTCGTATGTGTGGGTGGCCTCCGCGCTCGGGCTGCTCGCGCTGCCGATCCTGTTCCCGGCGATCAACGGCGCCCGTATCTGGCTCAGGATCGCCGGATTCTCCATCCAGCCGGGCGAGTTCGCGAAGGTGCTGCTCGCGGTGTTCTTCGCCGCCTATCTGGCCGCCAACCGCAGCGCGCTGGCGTACACCGGCCGCCGGCTGTGGGTGCTGCAGTTCCCGACCGGGCGGGTGCTCGGCCCGATCGTGACGATCTGGCTGCTGAGCGTCGGGGTGCTGGTCCTGGAGCGGGACCTCGGCACCTCGCTGCTGTTCTTCGGGCTGTTCGTGGTGGTGCTGTACGTCGCCACGGGGCGGACCGGCTGGATCGCGGTGGGGCTGGTGCTCGCCGTGCTGGGGGCCGTCGCCGTGGGGCGGCTCGAGCCGCATGTGAACCAGCGGATCGAGGACTGGCTGCACCCTTTCCGCACCATCGAGGCCGGGCAGGGGCCCAACCAGCTCTCGCAGTCACTGTTCGCCTTCGCGGCGGGCGGCGTGCTCGGCACCGGGCTCGGGCTCGGGCACTCCATCCTCATCGGCTTCGCCGCCAAGTCGGACTTCATCCTGGCCACGGCGGGCGAGGAACTGGGACTCGCCGGACTCGCGGCGATCTTCCTGCTGTACGCGCTGCTGGTCGAGCGCGGCTACCGGGCGGGCCGCGCCCTGCGGGAGCCCTTCGGCCGGCTGCTCGCGGTCGGGCTCGCCTCGCTCCTGGCGCTGCAGGTGTTCGTGATCGCGGGCGGGGTCACCGGGCTGATCCCGCTGACCGGCATGGCGATGCCGTTCCTCGCGCAGGGCGGCTCCTCGGTGGTCACGAACTGGGCGATCGTGGCGCTGCTGATCCGGGTGAGCGACTCGGCGCGCAGCCAGTACGACGGACAGGAGGCGGCGTGA
- a CDS encoding NERD domain-containing protein: protein MSALRVVPVSRHGRERLYVCRPDGSNVAWYDRETGRVNLLGEDSRDDVLHALKPFLTGPVTVGPPPVPTPAELARLTLHPDDDLAPNRPGEALLVALDRDPGPTHRLRPDPRRRALAAEETVGTALDALEGAGWHTLHSIGLPGGDRIHHLLLGPGGLFAVHALYARKARVQVADPMVTVGRREAEPLLRRLRSLADRASYALTAEVRPVLALAGPAELTMTARPRAVRILQDTELTGLARLGGVLKPGDVEALHAMARDRNMWGRV, encoded by the coding sequence ATGAGCGCACTGCGCGTGGTGCCGGTCAGTCGGCACGGCCGGGAACGGCTGTACGTCTGCCGCCCGGACGGATCCAATGTCGCCTGGTACGACCGTGAGACAGGCCGGGTCAACCTGCTCGGCGAGGACAGCAGGGACGACGTACTCCATGCCCTGAAACCGTTCCTGACCGGCCCGGTGACCGTGGGCCCGCCCCCGGTCCCGACCCCCGCGGAACTCGCCCGGCTGACCCTGCACCCGGACGACGACCTGGCACCCAACCGCCCCGGCGAGGCCCTCCTCGTCGCCCTCGACCGCGACCCCGGCCCCACCCACCGGCTGCGCCCCGACCCGCGCCGCCGCGCCCTGGCCGCCGAGGAGACCGTCGGCACGGCCCTGGACGCCCTGGAGGGCGCCGGCTGGCACACCCTGCACTCCATAGGCCTGCCCGGCGGCGACCGCATCCACCATCTGCTGCTCGGCCCCGGCGGCCTGTTCGCCGTACACGCCCTGTACGCCCGCAAGGCCCGGGTCCAGGTCGCCGACCCGATGGTCACCGTGGGCCGCCGCGAGGCCGAGCCACTGCTGCGCCGGCTGCGCTCCCTCGCCGACCGGGCCTCCTACGCCCTGACCGCCGAGGTACGCCCGGTGCTGGCCCTGGCCGGCCCGGCAGAGCTGACCATGACCGCCCGGCCCCGCGCCGTACGGATCCTCCAGGACACCGAGCTGACGGGGCTGGCCCGGCTGGGCGGCGTACTGAAGCCGGGGGATGTGGAGGCGCTGCATGCGATGGCGCGGGACCGGAACATGTGGGGGAGGGTGTAG
- a CDS encoding ATP-binding protein — MRLALPRWAGPLAVKAAAFIIVMCCALAALLGVLVHVSVTDQTVGQARGLALSRLAEATQDYEAGDTLMPSAGVDPSGLPAPLRALAAAGGRGTMVSVYQGRPTMWAAGPVAGHRAVAVAVDYSQQSRTIAGLDKSILWSSVLAIGATVLVGVFGVTRVTRRLHGTALVARRISGGDLDARVDDPRTKDPSRPQDEVAAVAVALDTMASTLQSKLLSEQRFTADVAHELRTPLTGLHAAAELLPPGRPTELVRDRVAALRTLTEDLLEISRLDTGREKLDLDTEELGALARRVVRASGTDTEVRVLTDARVETDRRRLERVLGNLVANAHKHGGSPVVVTVNGAMVTVRDHGGGYPEYLVAHGPQRFRTEGGATGHGLGLTIALGQAEVLGAKLFFANAIDGGAVATLVLPVVDRR; from the coding sequence ATGAGGCTCGCGCTCCCCCGCTGGGCCGGGCCGCTCGCCGTGAAGGCGGCGGCGTTCATCATCGTGATGTGCTGCGCGCTGGCCGCGCTGCTCGGCGTCCTGGTGCATGTCTCGGTGACCGACCAGACCGTCGGCCAGGCCCGCGGTCTGGCGCTCTCCCGCCTCGCGGAGGCCACCCAGGACTACGAGGCCGGGGACACCCTGATGCCGAGTGCCGGGGTGGACCCCTCGGGGCTGCCCGCGCCGCTGCGGGCGCTGGCGGCGGCCGGTGGGCGGGGCACGATGGTCTCCGTGTACCAGGGGCGGCCGACGATGTGGGCGGCGGGTCCGGTGGCCGGGCACCGGGCGGTGGCCGTGGCGGTCGACTACTCGCAGCAGTCCCGCACCATCGCCGGGCTCGACAAATCGATTCTGTGGTCCTCGGTGCTCGCGATCGGGGCGACGGTGCTGGTCGGCGTGTTCGGGGTGACCCGGGTGACCCGGCGGCTGCACGGCACCGCACTGGTGGCCCGGCGGATCAGCGGCGGCGATCTGGACGCACGGGTCGACGACCCTCGTACGAAGGACCCGTCCCGGCCGCAGGACGAGGTGGCCGCGGTGGCGGTGGCCCTGGACACCATGGCGTCGACCCTGCAGAGCAAGCTGCTGAGCGAGCAGCGGTTCACCGCGGACGTGGCGCACGAGCTGCGCACCCCGCTGACCGGCTTGCACGCGGCGGCGGAGCTGCTGCCGCCGGGCCGGCCGACGGAGCTGGTGCGGGACCGGGTGGCGGCACTGCGCACCCTCACCGAGGACCTGCTGGAGATCTCCCGGCTGGACACCGGCCGGGAGAAGCTGGACCTGGACACCGAGGAGCTGGGGGCGCTGGCCCGGCGGGTGGTACGGGCCTCGGGCACCGACACGGAGGTGCGCGTCCTCACCGACGCACGGGTGGAGACCGACCGGCGGCGGCTGGAGCGGGTGCTGGGGAATCTGGTGGCCAACGCGCACAAGCACGGGGGGTCTCCGGTGGTGGTGACGGTGAACGGGGCCATGGTGACCGTGCGGGATCACGGGGGCGGGTATCCGGAGTATCTGGTGGCCCATGGGCCGCAGCGGTTCCGTACGGAGGGCGGGGCCACCGGGCACGGGCTCGGGCTGACCATCGCGCTGGGGCAGGCGGAGGTCCTGGGGGCCAAGCTGTTCTTCGCCAACGCGATCGACGGGGGCGCCGTCGCCACGCTGGTCCTGCCCGTGGTGGACAGGCGTTAG
- a CDS encoding penicillin-binding transpeptidase domain-containing protein yields the protein MARYIRHACAFCALLLAALLVNAARVQVVQSRMYDDSPANRRGAIARYGRPRGDILVGDEPVTGSVDTGEQLRFERSYRDGPLYAPVTGFASQSYGTTFLEHTGDGVLSGTDPLLSPLPLWSGMTRASGRVGNIVTTLNPDAQRAAYRGLAGRKGAVAAIEPATGRILALVSSPSYDPGELSGNGEAVASAWARLNHDPEKPMLNRAVRQTYPPGSTFKVVTAAAALDAGVITDLDAPTDSPDPYRLPGTTTRLTNEGDGCDDASLRSAFEWSCNTVFAKLGVDVGAANMTAAAAAFGFNDAGLRIPFAVAPSTFDTHVDRAQLALSSIGQYNTRATPLQMAMVSAAVANGGQLRTPYLVERTTRPSGVTLAGSGAHPLRQAMSPSTAARLKELMTDVVREGTGRRAAIRGALVGGKTGTAQHGVGNSGAPYAWFVSWAQPDDQPQPQVAVAVVVEDASANRGEISGGGVAAPIAQGVMRAVLGL from the coding sequence ATGGCCCGCTACATCCGGCACGCCTGCGCGTTCTGCGCGCTGCTGCTGGCGGCGCTGCTGGTCAACGCGGCCCGGGTGCAGGTGGTGCAGTCCCGGATGTACGACGACAGTCCGGCCAACCGGCGCGGCGCGATCGCCCGGTACGGCCGGCCGCGGGGCGACATCCTGGTCGGCGACGAGCCGGTCACCGGCTCCGTGGACACCGGCGAGCAGCTGCGCTTCGAACGCAGCTACCGGGACGGCCCGTTGTACGCCCCGGTCACCGGCTTCGCCTCGCAGTCGTACGGCACGACGTTCCTGGAGCACACCGGGGACGGGGTGCTCTCCGGCACGGATCCGTTGCTGTCGCCGCTGCCACTGTGGAGCGGCATGACGCGCGCCTCCGGCCGGGTCGGGAACATCGTCACGACGCTCAACCCGGACGCGCAGCGGGCGGCGTACCGGGGGCTGGCCGGGCGCAAGGGCGCGGTGGCCGCGATCGAGCCGGCCACGGGCCGCATCCTGGCGCTGGTGTCGAGTCCGTCGTACGACCCCGGCGAGCTGTCGGGCAACGGCGAGGCGGTGGCCTCGGCGTGGGCGCGGCTCAACCACGACCCGGAGAAGCCGATGCTCAACCGGGCGGTACGGCAGACCTATCCGCCGGGGTCGACGTTCAAGGTGGTCACCGCGGCGGCGGCGCTGGACGCGGGCGTGATCACCGACCTGGACGCGCCCACCGACTCGCCCGACCCCTACCGGCTGCCCGGCACCACGACCCGGCTGACCAACGAGGGCGACGGCTGCGACGACGCCTCGCTGCGGTCGGCCTTCGAGTGGTCCTGCAACACGGTGTTCGCCAAGCTCGGCGTGGACGTCGGGGCGGCGAACATGACCGCCGCGGCGGCCGCGTTCGGCTTCAACGACGCCGGGCTGCGCATCCCCTTCGCGGTCGCGCCCAGCACCTTCGACACGCACGTGGACCGGGCGCAGCTGGCGCTGTCGTCGATCGGGCAGTACAACACGCGGGCCACACCGCTGCAGATGGCGATGGTGTCGGCGGCCGTCGCCAACGGCGGGCAGCTGCGCACGCCGTACCTGGTGGAGCGAACGACCCGGCCGAGCGGTGTGACACTCGCCGGGAGCGGGGCGCATCCGCTGCGGCAGGCGATGAGCCCCTCGACGGCCGCGCGGCTGAAGGAGCTGATGACGGACGTGGTCCGGGAGGGCACCGGCCGGCGCGCGGCCATCCGCGGCGCCCTCGTCGGCGGCAAGACCGGCACCGCGCAGCACGGGGTCGGCAACTCCGGTGCGCCGTACGCCTGGTTCGTCTCCTGGGCGCAGCCCGACGACCAGCCGCAGCCGCAGGTGGCGGTCGCGGTGGTGGTGGAGGACGCCTCGGCGAACCGGGGCGAGATCAGCGGCGGCGGGGTCGCGGCGCCGATCGCGCAGGGGGTGATGCGGGCGGTTCTCGGCCTGTGA